One genomic segment of Rhizobium viscosum includes these proteins:
- a CDS encoding zinc-dependent alcohol dehydrogenase family protein: MKAVRLEATGKLFLREVEKPVPGPGDLLVRVEACGICGTDRHLFLGEFPSHPPVTLGHEFAGIIEAVGSEVSGFGPGMRVTGDPNIACGRCEECHNGRVNLCRSLQAIGIHKDGGFADYVILPQKQAFALPPGLDPLHGAFCEPLACCLHGVDLANIKTGASVIVLGGGVIGLLTVQLARLAGATRILLVTRNAEKRALAETLGATATFDPSHADAVSSITGDQGLLPGGAGVVFECAGVPETMMQAPKLARRGGTAVILGVMPQGAKIEIEPFDLLFREVNLVSSFLNPFTHGRAADLIATGAIKVEPLISRRITLEQAPEAIANPALGGEIRTLVVPGGQ; this comes from the coding sequence ATGAAAGCCGTGCGCCTAGAAGCGACCGGAAAGCTGTTCCTGCGCGAGGTCGAAAAGCCCGTTCCCGGACCGGGCGACCTGCTGGTGCGCGTCGAAGCCTGCGGCATCTGCGGCACCGACCGCCATCTTTTCCTCGGTGAGTTCCCCTCCCATCCACCAGTGACCCTTGGCCACGAATTCGCCGGCATCATCGAAGCAGTCGGCTCCGAGGTCAGCGGTTTCGGCCCCGGCATGCGCGTAACGGGTGATCCCAACATCGCCTGCGGCCGCTGCGAAGAATGCCACAATGGCCGGGTCAATCTCTGCCGGAGCCTGCAGGCGATCGGCATCCACAAAGACGGCGGTTTTGCCGACTACGTCATCCTGCCGCAGAAACAGGCCTTCGCCCTGCCGCCTGGCCTCGATCCTCTGCATGGCGCCTTTTGCGAGCCGCTGGCCTGCTGCCTACACGGCGTCGATCTCGCCAATATCAAGACCGGCGCTTCGGTCATCGTGCTCGGCGGCGGCGTAATCGGCCTGCTTACCGTCCAGCTTGCCCGGCTCGCCGGCGCAACACGTATTCTCCTCGTCACCCGCAATGCCGAGAAACGCGCGCTTGCCGAAACACTCGGTGCCACCGCGACTTTCGATCCGTCACACGCGGATGCCGTCAGCAGTATTACCGGCGATCAAGGTTTGCTGCCTGGCGGCGCCGGCGTCGTCTTTGAATGTGCTGGTGTGCCGGAAACGATGATGCAGGCGCCGAAGCTCGCAAGACGCGGCGGCACTGCCGTTATCCTCGGCGTCATGCCGCAAGGCGCAAAGATAGAGATCGAACCCTTCGACCTGCTGTTTCGCGAAGTGAACCTCGTCAGCTCCTTCCTCAATCCGTTCACGCATGGGCGCGCCGCCGATCTCATCGCCACCGGTGCGATCAAGGTCGAGCCGCTGATTTCGCGTCGGATCACGCTCGAACAGGCACCTGAAGCCATCGCCAATCCTGCGCTTGGCGGCGAGATTCGCACGCTCGTCGTGCCTGGTGGGCAATAG
- a CDS encoding LytTR family DNA-binding domain-containing protein yields the protein MDHPSLQSTLRELQVFWRAPRFWGTFLAIVLIFAITGPYGTMESMPAGERFAYWLILHAVAWSIAILFSVLADTLLCRVLDRMFWRMMIGSLVAALPIGFAIGLVDYAFSGNPASFNGSFARALFALPLCALFCFLTYLAMHRQIEQATAQTPPTASLLDRLKPQNRGALLRLSVQDHYTEVVTSRGRELVLLRFSDALREIGGTPGLQVHRSHWVADAHVEALKRDNGKILILTRDGTQIPVSRSFAEEARRRFG from the coding sequence GTGGATCACCCATCCTTGCAATCCACGCTTCGCGAATTGCAGGTCTTCTGGCGTGCACCGCGCTTCTGGGGAACCTTCCTCGCCATCGTTCTGATCTTCGCGATTACCGGCCCCTACGGCACGATGGAAAGCATGCCCGCCGGTGAACGCTTCGCCTACTGGCTGATTCTGCACGCCGTCGCCTGGTCGATCGCCATCTTGTTTTCGGTTCTTGCCGATACGCTGCTGTGCAGGGTGCTGGATCGCATGTTCTGGCGCATGATGATCGGCTCACTGGTCGCAGCCCTGCCGATCGGCTTTGCGATCGGCCTCGTCGACTATGCCTTCAGCGGCAATCCGGCTTCGTTCAACGGCAGTTTCGCAAGGGCGCTCTTCGCGCTGCCGCTCTGTGCCCTCTTCTGTTTTCTGACTTACCTCGCCATGCATCGCCAAATCGAGCAGGCAACGGCGCAAACACCTCCGACGGCCTCGCTCCTCGATCGGTTGAAGCCGCAAAATCGCGGCGCCCTGCTACGTCTATCCGTGCAGGATCACTATACCGAGGTCGTCACCAGCCGCGGTCGCGAGCTGGTGCTGTTGCGTTTTTCCGATGCGCTGCGCGAGATCGGCGGGACACCGGGCCTCCAGGTGCACAGATCACATTGGGTGGCCGACGCTCATGTTGAAGCCCTGAAACGCGATAACGGCAAGATCCTGATCCTCACGCGCGACGGCACGCAGATTCCCGTCAGCCGGAGTTTTGCCGAGGAAGCCCGCCGGCGCTTCGGCTGA
- a CDS encoding DUF2306 domain-containing protein, producing the protein MTLEPLLNAAIAIQIHVAAVVPAAILGAYLLAWPKGTPRHRLLGKIWMVLMVVTALSSFFIHQINLVYGFSPIHLLSVLVLAGSWRAVLAARRHDIRTHRRIVSGMYFGGIVVAGLATLLPGRLMYAVTFSGNSWLALALLGLVTAAIGAAIGFRPRRSRVA; encoded by the coding sequence ATGACCCTGGAACCTCTGCTTAATGCCGCTATTGCCATTCAGATCCACGTTGCCGCCGTGGTGCCGGCGGCTATCCTCGGCGCCTATCTGCTTGCATGGCCGAAGGGCACGCCGCGGCATCGTCTGCTCGGCAAGATCTGGATGGTGCTGATGGTGGTGACGGCGCTGTCGAGCTTCTTCATCCACCAGATCAATCTCGTCTATGGCTTCAGCCCAATCCATCTTCTTTCCGTCCTTGTGCTCGCCGGAAGCTGGCGGGCGGTTCTTGCCGCGCGGCGGCATGATATCCGTACGCATCGGCGGATCGTATCGGGCATGTATTTCGGGGGCATCGTCGTTGCCGGCCTTGCAACGCTGCTGCCGGGCCGGCTGATGTATGCGGTCACGTTCTCCGGCAATAGCTGGCTGGCTCTGGCGCTGCTCGGGCTGGTCACCGCTGCGATCGGCGCGGCCATCGGGTTTCGTCCGCGCCGCAGCCGGGTTGCATGA
- the ypfJ gene encoding KPN_02809 family neutral zinc metallopeptidase encodes MEWKGRRQSDNIEDRRGDPSGGLGGRNPFGRGGGFSFPSGGGVGRRGGGLSIGTIIFLVVIYLIFKAMGVDLLQVMEGGGSMDGAGGSGYSQSESSPQAPANDEMTAFVRTVLAETEDTWHGIFQSQGKDYEEPRLVLFSGQTQSACGFASAATGPFYCPGDHKVYLDTAFFQELSDRFGASGDFAEAYVIAHEVGHHVQNLLGILPKFNEARQRMSEADANKMSVRVELQADCFAGIWGKFTQQKGILDAGDLEEALNAAQQIGDDTLQKRSQGYVVPESFNHGTSAQRMRWFKRGFDSGQLSACDTFSNPI; translated from the coding sequence ATGGAATGGAAAGGCCGGCGTCAGTCCGACAATATCGAGGATCGTCGTGGCGATCCGTCCGGTGGCTTGGGGGGACGTAATCCATTCGGCCGTGGCGGCGGCTTCAGTTTTCCGTCGGGTGGCGGCGTTGGTCGTCGTGGCGGCGGGCTCAGCATCGGCACGATCATCTTTCTCGTCGTCATATACCTGATCTTTAAGGCGATGGGCGTCGACCTGCTGCAGGTGATGGAGGGCGGCGGCTCAATGGATGGCGCTGGCGGCTCCGGTTATTCTCAGAGCGAATCCTCCCCGCAGGCTCCCGCCAATGACGAGATGACTGCCTTCGTGCGCACGGTTCTCGCCGAAACCGAAGATACCTGGCACGGCATCTTCCAGTCTCAGGGCAAGGATTACGAGGAGCCGCGCCTCGTTCTCTTCTCCGGCCAGACGCAGTCGGCCTGCGGATTTGCGTCGGCTGCGACCGGTCCCTTCTACTGCCCCGGAGACCACAAGGTCTATCTCGACACGGCCTTCTTCCAGGAGCTTTCCGATCGGTTCGGCGCTTCAGGCGATTTCGCCGAAGCGTATGTGATCGCCCATGAGGTCGGCCATCATGTGCAGAACTTGCTCGGCATTCTGCCGAAGTTCAATGAGGCTCGCCAGCGCATGAGCGAGGCGGATGCGAACAAGATGTCGGTTCGCGTCGAGCTGCAGGCGGATTGCTTTGCCGGCATCTGGGGCAAGTTTACCCAGCAGAAGGGCATTCTCGATGCCGGCGATCTCGAAGAGGCGTTGAACGCTGCGCAGCAGATCGGCGACGATACGCTGCAGAAGCGTTCGCAGGGCTATGTCGTGCCGGAGAGTTTCAACCACGGCACGTCGGCGCAGCGCATGCGCTGGTTCAAGCGTGGCTTCGACAGCGGGCAGCTTTCGGCCTGCGATACTTTCTCCAACCCGATCTGA